In Sphingomonas sp. LT1P40, the following are encoded in one genomic region:
- a CDS encoding alpha/beta hydrolase family protein: protein MLIPLLAIAAQAAAVPCEPGVYADRQGRNIVIMERPDTAQTGAWRWWTVDGRFGLTNDGTVTCREGAVDVKDGSVSVAYAKVPLRLTRTKFKSGNLTLNGLLVEPSATGKAKPPLVVLVHGSERTPAVRHAQHGWLLAAQGISAFIYDKRGTGDSEGSYNQDFHALAADTAAAAKEAKRLAAGRYARFGLYGGSQGGWVAPRAANDAGAEFVAIGFGLLINPLEEDAAEVRTELVEAGHGADVLANAREVTDATGALMAAHFAEGYEKLAAVKARYGKEPWFAKIKGEFTGDILALDEATLRREGRAKFDNLGIDWRYDAMGWLRKAKMPQLWVIAAEDREAPPQTTVDRLQTLRREGQDIAIVRFPGTDHGMVEFTQAPDGARTTTRVTDGYFRLVADWIKGRTTPPYGRGEFVAK from the coding sequence ATGCTGATCCCGCTTCTGGCAATCGCCGCACAGGCCGCCGCCGTCCCCTGTGAACCAGGCGTCTATGCCGACCGCCAAGGCCGCAACATCGTCATCATGGAGCGTCCCGACACCGCGCAGACCGGCGCCTGGCGCTGGTGGACCGTCGATGGCCGCTTCGGGCTGACCAATGACGGCACCGTCACCTGCCGCGAGGGCGCGGTGGACGTGAAGGATGGCAGCGTATCGGTCGCTTATGCCAAAGTGCCGCTTCGCCTCACCCGCACCAAATTCAAGAGCGGGAACCTCACGCTCAACGGCTTGCTGGTCGAACCCTCGGCAACCGGCAAAGCGAAGCCGCCGCTCGTCGTGCTGGTCCACGGCTCCGAACGCACCCCCGCCGTCCGCCACGCCCAGCATGGTTGGCTCCTCGCGGCGCAAGGCATTTCCGCCTTCATCTATGACAAGCGCGGCACCGGCGATTCCGAAGGCAGCTATAATCAGGATTTCCACGCCCTCGCCGCCGACACCGCCGCTGCCGCGAAGGAGGCAAAGCGCCTCGCCGCAGGCCGCTATGCGCGCTTCGGCCTTTACGGCGGCAGCCAGGGCGGCTGGGTTGCGCCGCGCGCCGCCAACGACGCCGGGGCCGAGTTCGTCGCAATTGGCTTCGGGCTGCTCATCAACCCGCTGGAGGAGGACGCCGCTGAAGTCCGCACCGAACTGGTCGAGGCGGGCCACGGTGCCGATGTGCTGGCCAATGCGCGCGAAGTCACCGACGCTACCGGCGCGCTGATGGCCGCGCATTTCGCCGAAGGGTATGAGAAGCTGGCGGCGGTCAAAGCGCGCTACGGCAAGGAACCGTGGTTCGCCAAGATCAAGGGCGAGTTCACCGGCGACATCCTCGCGCTCGACGAAGCCACGTTGCGCCGCGAGGGCCGCGCGAAATTCGACAATCTCGGCATCGACTGGCGCTATGATGCGATGGGCTGGCTGCGCAAGGCGAAGATGCCGCAGCTATGGGTGATCGCCGCCGAGGACCGCGAGGCCCCGCCACAGACCACCGTCGATCGCCTCCAGACGCTGCGCCGCGAGGGACAGGACATCGCCATCGTCCGCTTCCCCGGCACCGATCACGGCATGGTCGAGTTCACGCAGGCGCCCGATGGCGCCCGCACCACCACCCGCGTCACCGACGGTTATTTCCGTCTCGTCGCCGACTGGATCAAGGGGCGCACGACGCCGCCCTATGGCCGCGGCGAATTTGTGGCTAAGTAG